In Salvelinus alpinus chromosome 30, SLU_Salpinus.1, whole genome shotgun sequence, a single genomic region encodes these proteins:
- the LOC139559958 gene encoding carbonic anhydrase-related protein-like isoform X2, whose protein sequence is MADSMIEESDYYPGKDDLDWGYQEGVEWGLLFPDANGEYQSPINLNSREARYDPSLLDVGLTPNYVVCRDCEVINDGHTARIILRSKSVVTGGPLPSDHEYELHEVRFHWGKENQRGSEHTVNFKAFPMELHLIHWNTTLFNSVEEALAKKNGVLIIALFVQIGKEHLGLKAITEVLQDLQYKGKTKIIPCFNPNTLLPDPLLRDYWMYEGSLTTPPCSENVTWILYRYPLTISQLQIEEFRRLRSHLKGAELPEGNDGMLGDNFRPTQPLSDRTVRAAFQ, encoded by the exons GTGTAGAGTGGGGTTTGCTGTTCCCTGATGCGAATGGGGAGTACCAGTCCCCGATCAACCTGAACTCCCGGGAGGCCCGTTATGACCCTTCTCTCCTGGACGTGGGGCTCACGCCCAATTATGTGGTGTGTCGGGACTGTGAGGTCATCAACGATGGACACACCGCACGTATCATTCTGAGGTCCAAATCAG TGGTAACTGGTGGCCCATTGCCAAGTGACCACGAGTATGAGCTGCATGAGGTGCGCTTCCACTGGGGCAAGGAGAACCAGCGGGGGTCAGAACACACCGTCAACTTTAAGGCCTTCCCCATGGAG CTCCATCTGATCCACTGGAACACAACGCTGTTCAACAGTGTGGAAGAAGCCCTGGCGAAGAAGAACGGAGTTCTCATCATCGCTCTGTTTGTGCAG ATAGGGAAGGAGCATCTTGGGTTGAAGGCCATAACAGAAGTGCTGCAGGACCTACAATACAAG GGGAAGACCAAAATAATACCGTGCTTCAACCCCAACACACTACTTCCTG ACCCTCTCCTGAGAGACTACTGGATGTATGAGGGCTCCCTGACCACACCTCCATGTAGTGAGAACGTCACCTGGATCCTGTACCGCTACCCACTCACTATCTCACAGTTGCAG aTAGAGGAGTTCAGGAGGCTGAGGTCCCATCTAAAAGGTGCTGAGCTTCCTGAGGGAAACGATGGGATGTTGGGAGACAACTTCCGCCCCACTCAGCCCCTTAGTGACAGGACGGTCCGGGCTGCCTTCCAGTGA
- the LOC139559958 gene encoding carbonic anhydrase-related protein-like isoform X1, which translates to MADSMIEESDYYPGKDDLDWGYQEVGKEPKEGVEWGLLFPDANGEYQSPINLNSREARYDPSLLDVGLTPNYVVCRDCEVINDGHTARIILRSKSVVTGGPLPSDHEYELHEVRFHWGKENQRGSEHTVNFKAFPMELHLIHWNTTLFNSVEEALAKKNGVLIIALFVQIGKEHLGLKAITEVLQDLQYKGKTKIIPCFNPNTLLPDPLLRDYWMYEGSLTTPPCSENVTWILYRYPLTISQLQIEEFRRLRSHLKGAELPEGNDGMLGDNFRPTQPLSDRTVRAAFQ; encoded by the exons taggtaaagaaCCCAAAGAAG GTGTAGAGTGGGGTTTGCTGTTCCCTGATGCGAATGGGGAGTACCAGTCCCCGATCAACCTGAACTCCCGGGAGGCCCGTTATGACCCTTCTCTCCTGGACGTGGGGCTCACGCCCAATTATGTGGTGTGTCGGGACTGTGAGGTCATCAACGATGGACACACCGCACGTATCATTCTGAGGTCCAAATCAG TGGTAACTGGTGGCCCATTGCCAAGTGACCACGAGTATGAGCTGCATGAGGTGCGCTTCCACTGGGGCAAGGAGAACCAGCGGGGGTCAGAACACACCGTCAACTTTAAGGCCTTCCCCATGGAG CTCCATCTGATCCACTGGAACACAACGCTGTTCAACAGTGTGGAAGAAGCCCTGGCGAAGAAGAACGGAGTTCTCATCATCGCTCTGTTTGTGCAG ATAGGGAAGGAGCATCTTGGGTTGAAGGCCATAACAGAAGTGCTGCAGGACCTACAATACAAG GGGAAGACCAAAATAATACCGTGCTTCAACCCCAACACACTACTTCCTG ACCCTCTCCTGAGAGACTACTGGATGTATGAGGGCTCCCTGACCACACCTCCATGTAGTGAGAACGTCACCTGGATCCTGTACCGCTACCCACTCACTATCTCACAGTTGCAG aTAGAGGAGTTCAGGAGGCTGAGGTCCCATCTAAAAGGTGCTGAGCTTCCTGAGGGAAACGATGGGATGTTGGGAGACAACTTCCGCCCCACTCAGCCCCTTAGTGACAGGACGGTCCGGGCTGCCTTCCAGTGA